The following are encoded in a window of Candidatus Limnocylindrales bacterium genomic DNA:
- a CDS encoding ABC transporter permease codes for MRVYLLQRLLIGFITLFGMSIVIFVLLRLAPGNIVDIIFASAGYVDPEDKKALVHELGFDKPLISQYGSWIVHLFQGDLGKSYHYDVPAWEIIKPRIPVTVELGILSILVAIALGVPSGVISAVRQDTWLDYTFRIFSLAGLSMPAFWLGMLIILLLVRNLGWVPSLLYISPFENFKDHLLQFLFPALAVGYRSSALIMRITRSALLEVLREDYVRTARAKGQREILVIFRHALKNAILPVITVIGIEFAFLIGGLVVTETVFNLPGVARFLVEAILSRDYPIVQNLVMFIAVIVVLSNLVVDFLYAWLDPRIRYAGS; via the coding sequence ATGCGAGTCTATCTTTTACAAAGGCTTTTGATCGGATTCATTACCCTATTCGGGATGTCTATTGTCATATTCGTATTGTTACGCCTAGCACCGGGAAATATTGTAGATATTATTTTTGCTTCGGCAGGATATGTAGACCCGGAAGATAAAAAAGCCCTGGTTCATGAGTTAGGGTTTGATAAGCCTCTTATCAGCCAGTATGGAAGCTGGATTGTTCATCTCTTTCAAGGAGATTTGGGAAAGTCCTATCATTACGATGTTCCTGCCTGGGAGATTATCAAACCCAGGATTCCGGTTACCGTAGAATTGGGTATTTTATCCATCCTGGTTGCCATTGCCCTGGGGGTCCCTTCAGGGGTCATCAGTGCCGTTCGACAGGATACCTGGTTGGACTATACTTTTCGTATTTTCAGTCTGGCAGGCCTTTCGATGCCTGCTTTCTGGCTGGGAATGCTCATTATTCTTCTGTTGGTGCGAAATCTGGGTTGGGTTCCTTCCCTGCTCTATATCTCCCCCTTTGAAAATTTTAAGGATCATCTTCTTCAATTTCTCTTTCCGGCATTGGCCGTAGGCTATCGAAGTTCTGCCTTGATCATGCGGATTACACGCTCCGCCTTATTGGAGGTCCTGCGAGAAGATTATGTCCGTACCGCCCGGGCCAAAGGGCAACGTGAGATCCTGGTGATTTTTCGACATGCTCTGAAAAATGCCATTCTCCCGGTTATTACCGTTATCGGTATCGAGTTCGCTTTCCTCATCGGAGGATTGGTGGTAACCGAAACGGTCTTTAATCTGCCCGGAGTGGCCCGCTTTTTAGTAGAGGCTATTTTAAGTCGAGATTATCCCATTGTACAGAACCTGGTGATGTTTATCGCCGTGATCGTGGTACTCTCCAATCTGGTTGTAGACTTCCTCTATGCCTGGCTCGACCCCCGGATACGGTATGCAGGCTCATAG
- a CDS encoding transposase DNA-binding-containing protein — protein MKVIEERAIQDNQIEEEEGWAVTEFADADLQDAQRTKRLIEIATVVADKSGTSFPEACGQ, from the coding sequence ATGAAAGTCATCGAAGAGAGAGCTATCCAAGATAACCAAATAGAAGAGGAAGAAGGTTGGGCCGTCACTGAATTTGCCGATGCGGATCTTCAGGATGCCCAACGTACCAAGCGGTTGATAGAGATTGCTACCGTTGTTGCTGACAAGTCTGGAACTTCGTTTCCTGAAGCCTGTGGGCAGTAA
- a CDS encoding amylo-alpha-1,6-glucosidase produces the protein MEDKVHSLLPTLAQDQVQNPKEKLVKAAERIQVGDEYYIQASAIAANLEKLVLKKGETFLVCDRRTDIPGRIHGEMGFYVEGTRFLDELDVRISGEYPILLESSTSDDDFDILVDLTNGDIFQDGVLIIPRNCITLNRRVSLWHNLLFIELTLKNFHIHPIRISLEMSLGADFADIFEVRGMKRPARGQLFPPQWQDHQLLLKYQGLDRQKRTTSIVFDPKPDQIQGTEVRYWIELNSREEKKIFLTIQAKIEGVKSPPVLSLASLRKTFQRSFNQWVNAGCSISSSSELFNKWINRSLRDIYLLSTQTDWGWVPYAGIPWYVAPFGRDSCITAMELLPFRPKLAEGTLNFLAHYQGKTFDAFKDEQPGKILHEFRKGEMANLKEIPFIPYYGSVDASPLFLMLLYQYVSWTGNLSKARKWWPKALKTLAWIDQYGDLDGDRYVEYYKESPKGLVNQGWKDSWDSIFHKDGRLAEAPTALVEVQGYVYAAKMGMARLAELFSETDLAQKLRQEAESLKQKFHRDFWMEEENFFGIALDRKKELCRIISSNPGHCLWSGIMDQDKAKLVAERLFQEDMFSGWGIRTVSEREARYNPMSYHNGSIWPHDNALILAGLKRYGLTRYVDRLTTALAEASMFFRDYRLPELFCGFSRTYHHGPTPYPTSCSPQAWSSGVVFEVLKALTGLEGDALNNRIYFVQPQLPQWLDWIEVTNLEVNGRYVDFYVTQGQYAASVEILNKSADLEVVIKR, from the coding sequence ATGGAGGATAAAGTACATTCCCTACTACCCACTCTGGCTCAAGATCAGGTACAGAATCCAAAAGAGAAATTGGTTAAAGCCGCAGAAAGGATCCAGGTCGGCGATGAATATTATATTCAGGCTTCTGCCATTGCCGCTAACCTTGAAAAGCTGGTTCTAAAAAAGGGGGAAACCTTTTTGGTTTGTGATCGGAGGACTGATATTCCCGGACGCATTCACGGAGAGATGGGTTTTTATGTGGAAGGAACCCGCTTTTTAGATGAATTAGACGTCCGTATCTCCGGCGAATATCCCATCTTGCTTGAATCCTCCACCAGTGATGACGATTTCGATATTTTGGTGGATTTGACCAATGGAGATATCTTCCAGGATGGGGTGTTGATTATTCCCAGAAATTGTATTACCTTAAATCGAAGGGTCTCGCTATGGCATAACCTTCTTTTTATAGAATTGACCCTCAAAAATTTTCATATTCATCCGATTCGTATTTCACTGGAGATGTCTTTGGGAGCTGATTTTGCAGACATCTTTGAAGTACGCGGAATGAAGCGGCCAGCCAGGGGTCAGCTTTTCCCTCCCCAATGGCAAGATCATCAACTCCTTTTGAAATATCAGGGACTGGATCGTCAAAAGCGAACAACTTCCATCGTTTTCGATCCAAAACCTGATCAAATTCAAGGAACCGAGGTTCGGTATTGGATCGAATTAAACTCGCGAGAAGAAAAGAAAATTTTCCTGACCATCCAGGCTAAAATAGAAGGAGTTAAAAGTCCTCCCGTCCTTTCTCTGGCCTCTTTAAGAAAAACCTTCCAGAGAAGTTTCAATCAATGGGTAAATGCCGGTTGCTCGATTTCTTCCAGCAGCGAGCTGTTCAATAAATGGATTAATCGCTCCCTGCGAGATATTTATTTGCTCAGTACCCAGACAGACTGGGGATGGGTCCCCTATGCGGGAATTCCCTGGTACGTAGCCCCCTTTGGTCGGGATAGCTGCATTACGGCTATGGAACTCCTCCCCTTTCGACCGAAGCTGGCGGAAGGAACTTTAAATTTTCTGGCTCACTATCAGGGAAAAACTTTCGATGCTTTCAAAGATGAACAGCCTGGAAAAATTCTCCACGAGTTCAGAAAAGGAGAAATGGCCAATTTGAAGGAAATCCCCTTTATCCCTTACTATGGAAGTGTCGATGCCTCCCCTCTGTTTTTAATGCTACTCTATCAATACGTTTCCTGGACAGGAAATCTCTCTAAAGCCAGAAAATGGTGGCCAAAAGCGCTGAAAACCCTGGCCTGGATAGATCAATATGGAGATCTGGATGGAGATAGATACGTAGAATATTACAAAGAATCTCCCAAAGGTTTGGTCAATCAAGGATGGAAAGACTCCTGGGATTCCATCTTTCACAAAGACGGGAGGTTGGCGGAAGCCCCTACGGCCCTGGTAGAGGTCCAGGGGTATGTGTATGCGGCTAAAATGGGCATGGCCCGTTTAGCAGAACTCTTTTCAGAAACTGATCTGGCTCAGAAACTTCGGCAGGAGGCTGAATCTTTGAAACAGAAATTTCATAGAGACTTCTGGATGGAAGAGGAAAACTTTTTTGGTATCGCCCTGGATAGAAAAAAGGAACTCTGTCGGATCATCTCTTCCAATCCCGGACATTGCCTGTGGAGTGGCATTATGGATCAGGACAAGGCCAAATTGGTTGCCGAACGGCTTTTTCAGGAGGATATGTTTAGTGGATGGGGAATCCGAACGGTTAGCGAACGAGAAGCTCGCTATAATCCCATGAGTTACCATAACGGTTCTATCTGGCCCCATGATAATGCTTTGATCCTTGCCGGGTTAAAACGGTATGGGTTGACCAGATATGTGGATAGACTTACCACCGCTCTAGCAGAGGCTTCCATGTTTTTCCGGGATTATCGACTCCCGGAACTCTTTTGCGGTTTCAGCCGTACTTACCATCACGGCCCTACACCTTATCCGACTTCTTGCTCTCCTCAGGCCTGGTCCTCCGGGGTCGTTTTTGAAGTATTAAAAGCATTAACCGGCCTTGAAGGAGATGCCCTGAATAATCGAATTTATTTCGTACAACCTCAATTACCCCAGTGGCTGGATTGGATCGAAGTAACCAATCTGGAGGTTAACGGTCGGTATGTGGATTTTTATGTGACTCAAGGTCAATATGCAGCTTCCGTTGAAATCCTGAACAAAAGTGCTGATCTGGAAGTGGTTATTAAACGATGA
- a CDS encoding extracellular solute-binding protein has product MDPSSLTRRQFIKKITHAAVGLSGFSIFRPPRVHAATPELSILTLNHFVPASDEKLKEQAAAFAKEHGVIVRVDTMPHLQIPRKLAAEIHAQAGHDIIWLLGESAWLYHEHLTDVDAVVARMEEDQGMFYPFIKESLYVKGSWKAVPWCWLTRPSLYREDLFAEAGLPAPDSWEDILTAGRILKPKGHPVGIAISQCNDAYNAFWSILWGFGGKVLESDGKTIALSSAETRRTLEYYENLYREGMEPEVLSWDDASNNRFLLSGKGSWTQNPISAYLTAVEKKMEVADKIGIYSTPAGPAGRHSAVGIYSLGIWKFSKNQELAQTFLAYLMQPENYNAWIEAGGGFNHGPSRRYENHPIWTQNPRFRILPGEARFGHALGWPSPPNPYIQRINDLFILPNMVAKVVTGSSYDQAITWAEGQIKRILES; this is encoded by the coding sequence ATGGACCCTTCATCCCTAACCCGCCGTCAATTCATTAAAAAAATAACCCATGCAGCCGTTGGCCTGTCCGGCTTTTCCATCTTCCGACCTCCTCGGGTTCATGCGGCAACCCCCGAGCTGAGTATACTGACCTTAAATCATTTTGTTCCGGCTTCCGATGAAAAATTAAAAGAACAGGCTGCCGCATTTGCTAAAGAACACGGCGTCATCGTCCGGGTAGATACCATGCCCCATTTGCAAATCCCACGTAAATTAGCGGCAGAGATCCATGCTCAGGCCGGGCATGATATCATCTGGCTACTTGGGGAGTCGGCCTGGCTTTACCATGAACATTTAACCGATGTGGATGCCGTGGTTGCCCGCATGGAAGAAGATCAAGGAATGTTTTATCCTTTCATCAAGGAGAGTCTCTACGTGAAGGGATCCTGGAAAGCGGTTCCCTGGTGTTGGCTAACCCGACCCAGCCTATATCGGGAAGATCTCTTTGCAGAGGCCGGTCTTCCGGCCCCCGATAGCTGGGAAGATATTTTAACTGCCGGGCGCATCCTGAAACCGAAAGGACATCCGGTAGGAATTGCCATCAGTCAGTGTAATGATGCTTATAACGCCTTCTGGTCTATTCTTTGGGGGTTTGGGGGTAAAGTCCTGGAGTCGGATGGAAAAACCATCGCCCTGAGTTCTGCCGAAACCAGGAGGACCCTCGAGTATTACGAAAATCTATATCGAGAAGGGATGGAGCCGGAAGTCCTTTCGTGGGATGATGCCAGTAATAATCGATTCCTCCTCTCAGGGAAAGGCTCATGGACCCAGAATCCCATCAGTGCTTATCTGACTGCAGTAGAAAAGAAAATGGAAGTGGCCGATAAAATCGGCATTTATTCAACTCCGGCCGGGCCTGCCGGAAGGCATAGTGCCGTTGGGATTTACAGCCTCGGCATCTGGAAATTTTCAAAAAATCAAGAACTGGCTCAAACTTTTCTGGCTTATCTTATGCAGCCGGAAAACTATAATGCGTGGATCGAAGCAGGGGGTGGCTTTAACCATGGTCCTTCCCGCAGATATGAAAATCATCCCATCTGGACCCAAAATCCCAGGTTCAGGATTCTCCCCGGAGAGGCCCGATTTGGTCATGCCCTGGGATGGCCTTCTCCTCCAAACCCTTATATCCAGCGAATTAACGATCTCTTCATTTTGCCCAACATGGTGGCCAAGGTGGTAACCGGTTCTTCCTATGATCAGGCCATTACATGGGCCGAGGGACAGATTAAAAGAATTTTAGAAAGTTAA
- a CDS encoding ABC transporter permease produces the protein MKEGKWLQILRRAGRFLRRKPLGAAGGIIVFLLVFTAAFADFLATKDPTRTHPAQTLVPPNRTFWLGTDNLGRDVYSRIVYGSQLSLLVGLGSTLLGSVIGGIVGLLSGYLGGKVDLISQRFLDIMQGLPLLVLALVMSAALGPSVWNVILAISVPLIPRAARVIRASTLTIREMAYVEAARALGSKEGRIAFRHILPNTLGPFIVLTTAQLGSAILVEASLSFLGMGVPEPYPSWGRMLSVSAAEYAQKAPWLVIFPGLAISLAVFGFNLLGDALRDLLDPKLRKQ, from the coding sequence ATGAAAGAAGGAAAGTGGCTACAAATACTTCGCCGGGCCGGGCGATTTTTACGAAGGAAACCCTTAGGGGCTGCAGGAGGAATCATCGTATTTCTTCTGGTTTTTACGGCTGCCTTTGCCGATTTCCTGGCTACCAAGGATCCAACGCGAACCCATCCGGCCCAAACCCTGGTCCCTCCCAACCGAACTTTTTGGCTAGGAACGGATAATCTGGGAAGAGATGTCTACAGCCGGATTGTTTATGGAAGCCAGCTTTCCTTACTGGTGGGATTGGGCTCTACCTTGTTGGGTTCGGTCATTGGAGGTATCGTAGGACTCCTGAGTGGCTATCTGGGAGGAAAAGTAGATCTGATTAGTCAACGATTTCTTGACATTATGCAGGGGCTTCCCCTTCTTGTTCTGGCTTTGGTGATGTCTGCGGCTCTGGGTCCTTCGGTGTGGAATGTCATCCTGGCCATCTCGGTTCCCCTTATCCCTCGTGCTGCGCGGGTCATCCGGGCCAGTACCCTGACCATCCGGGAGATGGCTTACGTTGAGGCGGCAAGGGCCCTTGGAAGCAAAGAGGGTCGTATCGCTTTCCGCCATATCCTGCCCAATACCCTGGGACCTTTTATCGTACTGACCACGGCCCAACTGGGAAGTGCCATCTTAGTGGAAGCCTCCTTGAGTTTCCTGGGAATGGGAGTGCCGGAACCCTATCCCTCCTGGGGACGCATGCTCTCCGTTTCCGCGGCTGAATATGCCCAGAAGGCTCCCTGGCTGGTTATCTTTCCCGGACTGGCTATCAGCCTGGCCGTTTTTGGCTTTAACTTATTGGGAGATGCCCTTCGGGATCTCCTGGATCCTAAACTACGCAAGCAATAG
- a CDS encoding glycosyltransferase family 4 protein, which yields MKIAQVAPLVERVPPEMYGGTERVVFHLTEELVKRGHEVTLFASGDSLTSAQLVPVHPKALRLDPTVKDYLPYHMLELGMVYDRAREFDLIHAHLDFITFPFTRLVSTPTVHTLHGRLDIPDIHKIYHYYRDGNFISISNAQRKFLPDLNWLGTVYHGYPLEKFPFNPEPEDYLVFVGRISPEKGPVEAIQIAKKVRMKLVIIAKVDPTDRTYYEEMVKPLIEPPFIEYVGEKGEEERNEIVKRARAFIFPLDWPEPFGLAIIESLACGTPVITRNRGSIPEIMIHGKTGFICETWEEMADAVQDIKYIDRQACRHHVEENFSVSRMVNGYERIYEQLVNR from the coding sequence ATGAAAATTGCCCAAGTAGCTCCCTTAGTGGAGAGGGTTCCGCCGGAAATGTACGGGGGAACCGAGAGGGTCGTTTTTCACCTCACCGAGGAGTTGGTGAAAAGGGGACACGAGGTAACCCTGTTTGCAAGTGGAGATTCTCTCACCTCGGCTCAACTGGTTCCAGTCCATCCAAAAGCATTACGGCTGGACCCAACTGTGAAAGATTATCTCCCCTATCATATGCTGGAATTGGGAATGGTCTATGACCGGGCCAGGGAATTTGACCTGATCCACGCTCATCTGGATTTTATTACCTTTCCCTTTACCCGGTTAGTTTCCACACCCACCGTTCACACGCTTCATGGCCGCCTGGATATTCCAGATATCCATAAAATCTATCACTATTATCGGGATGGCAATTTCATTTCGATCAGCAATGCCCAAAGGAAATTTCTTCCCGACCTAAACTGGTTAGGAACCGTTTACCATGGATACCCCTTGGAGAAATTTCCGTTCAATCCGGAACCCGAGGATTATCTGGTTTTTGTAGGGAGGATCTCACCCGAAAAAGGTCCCGTAGAAGCCATCCAGATTGCTAAAAAGGTCCGTATGAAGCTGGTGATAATCGCCAAGGTGGACCCCACGGATCGGACTTACTATGAAGAAATGGTCAAGCCCCTCATCGAGCCCCCCTTTATCGAATACGTGGGGGAAAAGGGTGAAGAAGAGAGAAATGAAATTGTCAAAAGGGCCAGGGCGTTTATTTTTCCCCTAGACTGGCCAGAACCTTTCGGATTGGCTATTATCGAGTCGCTGGCGTGTGGAACTCCCGTAATCACTCGGAACCGCGGCTCCATTCCAGAGATCATGATCCATGGAAAGACCGGTTTTATCTGTGAAACCTGGGAAGAAATGGCCGATGCCGTTCAAGATATCAAATATATCGATAGACAGGCCTGCCGTCATCACGTTGAAGAGAATTTCTCTGTTTCTCGAATGGTCAATGGATACGAAAGAATCTATGAACAACTGGTAAACCGCTAG
- a CDS encoding ABC transporter permease subunit, translating into MKAKPLAAWVGIEVPRRGRQPARAAPYTLGPFIVLTTAQLGSAILVEASLSFLGMGVPEPYPSWGRMLSVSAVEYAQKAPWLVIFPGLAISLAVFGFNLLGDALRDLLDPKLRRQ; encoded by the coding sequence GTGAAAGCCAAACCTCTGGCAGCTTGGGTGGGGATAGAAGTGCCACGACGTGGCAGACAACCGGCAAGAGCTGCTCCTTATACCCTGGGACCTTTTATCGTACTGACCACGGCCCAACTGGGAAGTGCCATCTTAGTGGAAGCCTCCTTGAGTTTCCTGGGAATGGGAGTGCCGGAACCCTATCCCTCCTGGGGACGCATGCTCTCCGTTTCCGCGGTTGAATATGCCCAGAAGGCTCCCTGGCTGGTTATCTTTCCCGGACTGGCTATCAGCCTGGCCGTTTTTGGCTTTAACTTATTGGGAGATGCCCTTCGGGATCTCCTGGATCCTAAACTACGCAGACAGTAG
- a CDS encoding PA14 domain-containing protein, giving the protein MWIKRLKIIFLLLLFVATVLGYILTKRFNPPHGLKGYYYPNPSWQGQPAFVKLDLEISPSLLTKRKKELAAHTNQFSIEWQGYLVIEKSGRYTFATTSDDGSSVYINDQLVVDNGGIHKLEEAKGQIYLKAGIYPIKVRYFQAGGSYGMDLSWAPWNQNLKRLPSYLLLSQFTHYRDYKAGQKLKYFLLFLKLTWLGIFVYFIGFLMYKRIFPYKVYLQLFPEIGKSREDVHSERNGVGNSSFLSYLPSLILPGLVFFRYSYVLNGCFGMDDYIYLFDLHWMNLIEYLSASLGGHFYPLFKLEVLGLYKLFGYNSRSFFETLLVIHSINSILLYWILRKMNIHELLAISFSGLWATSAVFFRGLEWFAAFGGITFSVLFFLLALLAAMKAFDSDTVSLKYYVLGLGLALSPIFFISNYISAILVFPLVWSLRPDYEKISWALFPLIPTSTIALTETYLNHLSGLMDGKLILTYFPQVFLYLVSNGWAGLLGFPEHSILAGIVIICAFLIGIWILPSSRIIQFRMIVLFVAMTCFYFLIHVGRTTMQMNFSGFNIEATSKALSAYDRYHYFPSLLIAISLALFIEQLRLVLINKKVSKRIITGGVIVLFTSSFLANTGIVKTSIMTTLCTMVHGINEDFIFLVRSKGIDKVLYFYNRSEPINAFVGKNEYPGLAAKFWVMRHKVGTDYDIRFVKSDADIVTYWQEVYPEFGKLLVTKPPENVEVISLLF; this is encoded by the coding sequence ATGTGGATTAAAAGATTAAAAATTATTTTCCTTCTTTTGCTCTTTGTTGCAACCGTTCTAGGTTATATCTTAACCAAGAGGTTTAACCCTCCCCACGGTTTAAAAGGCTATTATTATCCTAATCCTTCCTGGCAAGGCCAACCTGCGTTCGTCAAACTGGACTTAGAAATTTCTCCTTCCCTTTTAACAAAACGAAAAAAGGAATTAGCCGCTCATACTAATCAGTTTAGTATAGAGTGGCAGGGATATCTGGTCATAGAGAAATCTGGAAGGTACACCTTTGCAACTACTTCGGATGATGGCTCTTCAGTTTATATAAATGATCAACTGGTGGTAGATAATGGAGGAATCCATAAATTAGAAGAGGCGAAAGGTCAAATTTACTTAAAGGCAGGCATTTATCCTATTAAGGTTCGATATTTTCAAGCTGGAGGGTCTTATGGAATGGACCTTTCCTGGGCACCATGGAATCAAAACCTGAAGAGACTCCCTTCCTACCTCTTACTCTCTCAATTTACTCATTATCGTGATTATAAAGCTGGTCAGAAGTTAAAGTATTTCCTGTTATTCCTGAAATTGACCTGGTTAGGGATTTTCGTTTATTTTATCGGCTTTCTGATGTATAAACGGATCTTCCCTTATAAAGTATATCTACAACTTTTTCCTGAAATTGGGAAGAGTCGAGAGGATGTTCATAGCGAACGGAATGGCGTAGGCAATTCCTCATTTTTATCCTATCTTCCCTCTCTTATATTACCCGGCTTAGTATTTTTTAGGTATTCTTATGTTTTGAACGGCTGTTTTGGAATGGATGACTATATTTATCTCTTTGATTTACACTGGATGAATCTCATCGAGTATCTCTCTGCCTCCCTGGGAGGGCATTTTTACCCTCTTTTCAAGTTAGAAGTCCTGGGACTTTATAAACTGTTTGGGTACAATAGTCGTTCTTTCTTTGAAACGCTTTTAGTCATTCATTCCATAAATTCAATTCTTCTCTATTGGATTTTGAGAAAAATGAACATTCATGAGCTCCTTGCCATTTCTTTCTCAGGATTATGGGCTACAAGTGCTGTATTTTTCAGAGGATTAGAGTGGTTCGCAGCTTTTGGAGGTATTACCTTTTCAGTTTTATTCTTTCTTCTGGCTCTGCTTGCCGCGATGAAAGCTTTTGACTCTGATACGGTCTCCTTAAAATATTATGTTTTGGGACTTGGACTGGCTCTTTCGCCGATTTTTTTTATTTCAAATTATATATCTGCAATTTTAGTATTTCCTCTGGTCTGGAGTTTGAGACCTGACTATGAGAAAATTTCATGGGCTTTATTTCCTCTGATCCCTACTTCTACCATAGCCCTGACAGAAACCTACCTAAATCATCTTTCCGGCTTGATGGATGGTAAATTAATTCTTACCTATTTTCCGCAAGTATTCCTCTATTTAGTTTCGAACGGATGGGCCGGCTTATTGGGATTTCCTGAGCATAGCATTTTAGCCGGTATTGTAATTATTTGTGCATTTCTTATCGGTATTTGGATTCTTCCTTCTAGCCGAATCATCCAATTTAGAATGATCGTTTTATTTGTGGCCATGACCTGTTTTTATTTCCTAATCCATGTGGGAAGAACCACCATGCAGATGAATTTTTCCGGTTTTAATATAGAAGCAACATCAAAAGCTTTGTCAGCTTATGATAGATACCATTATTTTCCGTCCTTACTCATAGCTATATCTCTGGCTTTATTCATAGAACAATTGCGTTTAGTTTTGATTAATAAGAAAGTATCAAAAAGAATCATAACAGGTGGGGTTATCGTCTTATTTACGTCTAGTTTTTTAGCCAATACGGGTATCGTAAAAACCAGTATTATGACTACGCTCTGTACGATGGTTCATGGAATTAATGAGGATTTTATTTTCCTTGTGCGCTCAAAAGGTATAGATAAAGTTCTTTATTTCTATAACCGTAGCGAACCCATAAATGCCTTTGTGGGTAAAAATGAATATCCAGGGCTTGCGGCAAAATTTTGGGTCATGAGGCACAAAGTTGGGACCGATTATGATATTCGATTCGTCAAATCTGATGCTGACATTGTTACTTACTGGCAAGAAGTTTACCCAGAGTTTGGAAAGTTATTAGTTACAAAACCTCCAGAAAATGTTGAAGTCATATCCCTTCTCTTCTGA
- a CDS encoding PA14 domain-containing protein, with product MKAIHHVRNRWILSLLGLSVIFLGIHKLDQSLTLSHGLIGKYYANPYWSGNPQYVTLDSEISSELLKDRGEKFPENRFSVEWNGFIAIEKSGKYTFILIY from the coding sequence ATGAAGGCGATTCACCATGTGAGAAACCGGTGGATTCTTTCCCTGTTAGGCCTTTCTGTTATTTTCTTAGGAATACACAAACTTGACCAATCCCTAACCCTTTCCCATGGATTGATAGGGAAGTATTATGCAAATCCCTATTGGTCTGGGAATCCCCAGTATGTAACCCTTGATTCAGAAATCTCCAGTGAACTTCTAAAAGATCGTGGGGAGAAATTTCCGGAAAATCGATTCAGTGTTGAGTGGAATGGGTTCATAGCTATAGAAAAATCTGGGAAATATACCTTTATACTTATATATTAA